A single Brachybacterium sillae DNA region contains:
- a CDS encoding polyprenol monophosphomannose synthase encodes MTGHDITPSETPGSAPMDVLVIVPTYNEAQTLPGTLARLRAAVPAAQVLVVDDGSPDGTADLAAELGRRDDHIHLMRRTAKEGLGPAYRAGFRWGLERGAGLLVEMDADASHRPEQLPRLLTAAGPLDQDGPELVIGSRYVPGGDVHDWSRRRELLSRGANLYVRLLTGLPVADSTAGFRAYRAALLERLLEQDVASQGYCFQIDMTRRARRAGARIVEVPIDFDERTEGASKMTGRIVREALVDVAVWGVQDRSRQLRESLRRRRGRSIR; translated from the coding sequence ATGACCGGGCACGACATCACCCCGAGCGAGACGCCGGGGTCGGCCCCGATGGATGTGCTCGTGATCGTGCCCACCTACAACGAGGCGCAGACCCTGCCGGGCACCCTGGCGCGGCTGCGCGCGGCGGTGCCCGCCGCGCAGGTGCTGGTCGTCGACGACGGCTCCCCGGACGGGACCGCCGATCTGGCGGCCGAGCTGGGCCGCCGTGATGACCACATCCACCTGATGCGCCGCACCGCAAAGGAGGGCCTCGGACCCGCCTACCGCGCCGGGTTCCGCTGGGGCCTGGAGCGCGGCGCCGGATTGCTGGTGGAGATGGATGCGGATGCCTCCCATCGCCCCGAGCAGCTGCCGCGGCTGCTGACCGCTGCCGGGCCGCTGGATCAGGACGGCCCCGAGCTGGTGATCGGCTCCCGGTACGTCCCCGGTGGGGACGTCCACGACTGGTCCCGCCGCCGCGAACTGCTCTCCCGCGGGGCGAACCTGTACGTGCGTCTGCTCACCGGGTTGCCGGTGGCCGATTCCACCGCGGGGTTCCGTGCCTATCGGGCGGCGCTGCTGGAGCGTCTGCTGGAGCAGGACGTCGCCAGCCAGGGGTACTGCTTCCAGATCGATATGACGCGCCGCGCCCGCCGGGCGGGCGCCCGGATCGTCGAGGTGCCGATCGACTTCGACGAGCGCACCGAGGGAGCCAGCAAGATGACCGGCAGGATCGTGCGGGAGGCCCTGGTCGACGTCGCCGTCTGGGGCGTGCAGGACCGCTCCCGGCAGCTGCGTGAGAGCCTGCGCCGCAGGCGCGGAAGGAGCATCCGATGA
- the lnt gene encoding apolipoprotein N-acyltransferase codes for MTSRVTGRDARSRHREQRPAPTPGGRFATTPAGPALLAALAAGLCLLLAFPPYGLWALFPVGLALLTLAVHTRTAPVALAAGVVAGLAFFLPLTEWANMYAGATPWVALAVFEALYLVVYAALAHLVLRRRGPGLVSALMLALLWGAVEVLRSTVPWGGLSWGIAAFSQSASPLLNLGPWTGVFGLGVVVALLGQLLGLGLFALLGRVRGGDRLRGLWPVSAVIAVVLACLLVPHPSLERTGSLRIAGVQGNVDPIEPQQLVMPETTFSHHLDVTDQVIAEARDAREPLDLIVWPEDSVGWDPRQDTARGDALAQRARDAGAPLIVGTQSLDAQERRWNLALQYDADGRVVDSYAKRHPVPFGEYIPARDVFRRLSDKVELVPVDMSAGSEPGLMQVRGRTIGVLICFEIAYEELVQDLVDGGAEVIVVQSNNALFGDSYESIQQLAQARVMAVVSGRSIVHVSTVGESAIYTPDGRQLAFVDHWEAGAVAADVPLMSGHTPAMLADRLIPLGIVVGAMAALAATLLRRPVPRSGAGSTRGASAAADGRGGIGPRRTTGRGTRG; via the coding sequence ATGACCTCCCGCGTCACCGGCCGGGATGCCCGCAGCCGTCATCGTGAGCAGCGTCCTGCCCCCACGCCGGGCGGCCGCTTCGCCACGACCCCGGCGGGGCCGGCACTGCTGGCGGCCCTCGCCGCCGGGCTGTGCCTGCTGCTGGCGTTCCCCCCGTACGGGCTGTGGGCGCTGTTCCCCGTCGGACTCGCCCTGCTGACCCTCGCCGTGCACACTCGCACCGCCCCGGTCGCGCTGGCGGCCGGGGTGGTCGCCGGTCTGGCGTTCTTCCTGCCGCTCACGGAGTGGGCGAACATGTACGCCGGGGCCACCCCGTGGGTGGCCCTCGCGGTGTTCGAGGCCCTGTACCTGGTGGTGTACGCCGCCCTGGCCCACCTGGTGCTGCGCCGGCGCGGCCCTGGTCTGGTCAGTGCGCTGATGCTGGCACTGCTGTGGGGCGCAGTCGAGGTGCTCCGTTCCACGGTGCCGTGGGGCGGCCTGTCCTGGGGCATCGCCGCGTTCTCACAGTCCGCCTCACCGTTGCTGAACCTCGGCCCGTGGACGGGCGTCTTCGGCCTCGGAGTGGTGGTCGCCCTGCTCGGTCAACTGCTCGGGCTCGGTCTGTTCGCGCTGCTGGGGCGAGTCCGGGGCGGCGACCGGTTGCGGGGACTGTGGCCGGTGTCGGCGGTGATCGCTGTGGTGCTCGCCTGCCTGCTGGTGCCGCATCCGTCGCTGGAGCGCACCGGGAGCCTGCGGATCGCCGGGGTGCAGGGCAACGTGGATCCCATCGAGCCGCAGCAGCTGGTGATGCCGGAGACCACCTTCTCCCACCACCTCGACGTCACCGACCAGGTGATCGCTGAGGCGCGCGACGCCCGAGAGCCGCTGGATCTGATCGTGTGGCCGGAGGACTCCGTCGGCTGGGATCCCCGGCAGGACACCGCGCGGGGAGACGCCCTCGCACAGCGGGCGCGGGATGCCGGCGCTCCGTTGATCGTCGGCACCCAGTCCCTCGATGCGCAGGAGCGTCGCTGGAATCTCGCCCTGCAGTACGACGCGGACGGCCGCGTCGTCGACTCCTACGCCAAACGCCATCCGGTGCCGTTCGGGGAGTACATCCCGGCACGGGATGTCTTCCGGCGCCTGAGCGACAAGGTGGAACTGGTGCCGGTGGACATGAGCGCCGGCAGTGAGCCCGGGCTGATGCAGGTGCGGGGGCGGACCATCGGCGTGCTGATCTGCTTCGAGATCGCCTACGAGGAGCTGGTGCAGGACCTCGTCGACGGTGGCGCCGAGGTGATCGTCGTGCAGTCCAACAATGCTCTGTTCGGTGATTCGTACGAGTCGATCCAACAGCTGGCGCAGGCGCGGGTGATGGCGGTCGTCAGCGGACGCAGCATCGTGCACGTCTCCACCGTCGGGGAATCCGCGATCTACACCCCCGACGGTCGGCAGCTGGCCTTCGTGGACCACTGGGAGGCCGGGGCGGTGGCCGCGGACGTCCCGCTCATGAGCGGTCACACCCCCGCGATGCTCGCGGATCGCCTGATCCCGCTGGGTATCGTGGTGGGGGCGATGGCCGCGCTGGCGGCCACGCTCCTGCGGCGGCCCGTGCCGCGCAGCGGCGCCGGCAGCACACGCGGAGCGTCCGCCGCCGCGGACGGACGAGGCGGCATCGGCCCACGACGCACGACGGGGAGAGGCACACGAGGATGA